The region TTATGCCCCTCGGCGACGGGCGGTTGTTTTTACCGGTGCGGCTGGCCATTCGGAAAAAGATCAGGAAGGAAGCAGGCGACTGGGTACGCATCGTGCTGTTTCTGAACGAAACGCCCCTGGAAATTCCCGAAGAATTGCGACAATGTCTGGAAGATGTACCCGAGGCCTACGAGGCATTTCAACGCTGCACCGACCGCGAAAAGAAAGCGTACCTGGACTGGATTTACAGCGCCAAACACGAAGACACGCGCGTAGCGCGCATCGTGCAATTGATCGATCAACTGACACCCGCGTGGTAACCGCACCAGGGTCCGGCTTCGGTCCACGCTTGTTTAGCTCCGGTTCCCTTTACGCGCGTATGCTTTTTGTTTTGCCGACGTGTCTTCTAACTTGCCGGCTTTCCTCTCCGATTCTCTGATGAACACCTACATTGCTATTTTGCGCGGCATCAACGTAAGCGGGTCGCATAAGCTCAAAATGGCCGATTTGCAGCAAGCGTTGCAGGAAGCGGGATATCGACAGGTGCAGACGTATATCCAAAGCGGCAATGTGGTGCTCTCTCACGACACCGCCGAACCCTCGGCGCTGGCCCAGGAAATTCGGGCACTGATGGCGCGGAAATTTGGCTACGAAGTGCCAGTACTTGTGCTGAGTAGCGCCGACTTGCAAAAAGTTTTGTCGGAGAATCCGTTTTTACGCGAGCGCCACGAAGACCCCGCTCCTCTGCACGTCACGTTTTTGTCGGAAGCGCCCTCGGCCGCAGCGCTCACCCGGTTGGAAGGCGTCACCAGCGGCCCGGACGAATACCGCCTGCACGGGAACGTGATCTACTTGTTTTGTCCGAACGGATACGGACGTACCAAGCTGACCAATAATTTTTTCGAACAGAAGCTCCGGGTAACGGCCACGACCCGCAACTGGAAAACCTGCCTGAAGCTGGCAGAAATGGCCACGGCACCGTAAAGTGATTCCGCTTACAACAGTTCCTGAATCACGTTGATCAGGTCCGGCGCTTTGAAGGGTTTGGAGATGTAGTTGTTCATGCCCAACTGCAGGCAACGCTCCCGTTCCCCCACCATCGTGTTGGCCGTCATCGCAACAATCGGCACGTCCAGTTTCATCACGTTGCGGATGTAGGTGGTGGTAGAGTACCCATCCATTTCGGGCATTTGCAGGTCCATCAGCACCACGTCGTAGGCCGAGTTGCCGAGCCGTTCGAGGGCGAGTTTCCCATTGGCGACAACGTCGAGTTGTGCGCCGGCCGACCGAATCACCTTGCGGGCCAGCAGTTGATTCAACTCCGAGTCTTCTACCAACAAAATGCGGAGGTCAGGCCGCAAACTCTTCACGCCCGCCTCTTTGGCAAACGTAGGCGTGGTGGAGGTTTTTCGGAACGGAAGCGTTACCGTAAACTCCGTGCCCTTGCCCAGTTCGCTTTCGCACGTAATGGTGCCTTTGAAAATTTCCACCAACATTTTGGTGATGCTCAGGCCCAGCCCCGTGCCGCCAAACTTGCGGGTGATCTGATCTTCGGCCTGCACGAAGCGTTCAAAAATCTGCTCGACCTTGTCGCTCGAAATCCCGATGCCGGTGTCTTTCACCCGAAACTCGATCTGGTATTCGTCGCCCTGGCGCGAGGCCACTCCGCAGTACAGGTGCACCTTACCTTCCTTCGTAAATTTGATGGCGTTGCCCACCAGATTGACCAGAATTTGCGTCAGACGCGTCGGATCGCCAATGACCCACTCCGGCAATTCACTTTCGATAAAGAGTTTGAGGGACAGATTTTTTTCTTCCGCCTTTTGAGACAAAATCGCTTTGATGTTCTGCGTCAGCGTCTGCAAATTGAGCGGAATGGCCTCCATCACCAGGTTGCCCGACTCAATTTTAGTAAAGTCCAGAATGTCGTTGATGATGGACAACAGGTTATCGCCCGCCATCGAGATGATCCTGACCAGTTCGGCTTGCTCTTCGTTAAGCGTCGTATTTTTCAAGATGTCCGAAAAGCCGATCACCGCGTTAAGGGGCGTACGAATTTCGTGGCTCATGTTCGCCAGAAACGTTTCTTTGGCTTGCTGCGAACGCTCGGCGGTTTCTTTGGCTTGAATCAGGTTCTTCTTTTGCTGATGGAGGGCCGAGACCAGATTCCGGATGTCCTCCATCATGATGTTTTTCGACTTGAGGATCTGCGCCATGTCGGTGATGGTGTCATGCAGCGCAAAATCCGTCAGTTGGAGGTGATTGGCGTTAAAGTGGTCGGCGTCGGTCACCCACGGCGTACCGACAAAGAGGAGTTGAGGCTCTTGCAGGTGACTTAGGGCGATGAGTTGGCCACGAAACGGAAGTTTCCGCTCGGCAATCGTTTCCAGCACCACCACCTGCCGCGTGTAATCGACCATCGACTCCATCCGCAGCTCCATGCTGCGTGGCGTTTTTACCACAAAACGTTCCCACAGCAATTTGCCCACCAGATCGGGCACCAGTTTCTTGATGGAACGGCCGGCATCCACAATGGTCATCTGCGAGTCCACCACGACGAAAAAAGGAAACAACACGTCCAGGTGCTCGTTGGTCAGATACGTAAGGTTATTCGATAAAGTACTGGCTTCCATAGGATTAGCTACCATTCCAAGTAATTAATACATCGCGTTCGGCACTGACGTTCACCGCCCGCCGGCGAACCTATGCCACTTTTCGGCAAGGTCAGGGCACTTCAGGTCGGTGACGCATCAAAGAACGGCTGGTGAGTTGAAGCGGCTGGCGTGCCCTTGCCCCTTCCCCCAGCTGGATCAAGCTCGGCTTTGCCTCCAAAACGCGCCGTGTGTGACTGCGCCTGCCACCAGCCTTAGCAAACCGCTCGATCGAAAAAATCAATGTTTTATCTTCGGATAAAATCGATTCATCTACAATCAAAAGTAAGCATCCACTTCGTACCGAAACGGCTATCGTGGTCCGAAACCTTACACGGCTGTTTTCATAACGCGAGGCGAAAATAAACCGTTAACTCCTTGATAACAAAGCCTCTATCCCTTCGATCTTTCCCGGTTGCCTGACGCATCGCCCCGGGTGAGAAAAGCGCTGGCAGAACGTAGCGAATCTGGTAACTTGCTCTCCCATGCACCGACTCCTCTTTCTGCTGCTTCTACCGCTGGCCACTTTAGCCCAGCCGACGTCTACCCAACGGGAGGCCGCCCAACGGAAAGCCGCTCTGCAAAAAAGCGTGATGACACCCGGCATCGTTTCCGAGACGCATACCGCCCTGATGAATCAGTACGACGTGTTGTTTCACCATTTTGACTTGATGCTGCAACGTACCTCTACCTTTGTGAGAGGCCGTGTCCTGACACGGGCCCGTGTGGTTGCCGAGGGGTTCAATCGGTTTGGATTCGAGTTGCATCCGTCGCTCACGGTCGACTCGGCCCGGGTCAACGGCGTAGTACAACCGGTAAGCCGCAACGAAGCCGAAGGCCTGGTGGTGCTTGATGCGCCGGTGTCGGCCGGTACTGTGCTGGAAGTAGAGATTTTCTACCAGGGTCTGCCGACGGCCACCGGTCAGGCGGCACTGAGCGAAGGCATCAACAACGCCGTTTCGCCCGCGTGGGGCAATCGGGTAACCTGGACGCTCAGCGAACCCTACGCCGCTTACGAATGGTGGCCCTGCAAGCAGGTGCTGGGCGACAAGGCCGACTCGGTCTGGATCGACATCACGACCGACGTCGCCAACAAAGCGGGCTCGAACGGCAGACTCGCCCGCGTGGTGGAACTCGGCAACGGCCAGCACCGCTTCGAGTGGCGCACCCGTTATCCCATTGCTTATTACCTGATTTCCGCCACAGTGGCGCAGTTCGTGGAATACAACCTGTACGCCCATCCGGCCGGAAGTGCCGATTCGGTGCTGATCCAGAATTTCATCTACGATAACCCGGAGACGCTCCCCACATTCCAGGAAGAAATCGACCTGACGGCCGGTTTTCTGGAGCTGTTTTCCACGCATTTTGGGCTCTATCCGTTTTACCTGGAAAAGTACGGACACTGCATGGCCCCCATCAGCGGCGGGATGGAGCACCAGACCATGACGACCCAGGGCTTTTTCACGTTTACGCTGACCGCCCATGAACTGACGCACCAGTGGTTCGGCGATCACGTGACGTGTGCGTCGTGGCAGGACATCTGGCTCAACGAAGGGTTCGCTTCGTACGGCGAATACCTGGCCCTGGAGCACCTCGGTCCCGACACGGCCCGCAGTTGGATGATTGACGCGCATAATTTCGCCCGGCCGTCCGGGGGGAGTGTCTTTGTGACCGACACCACCGACGTAAACC is a window of Catalinimonas alkaloidigena DNA encoding:
- a CDS encoding YdeI/OmpD-associated family protein; translation: MPHEHPLVSQDYLLEKFPGKGGWTYAAIPEIAPDPHAHFGCVHVRGSIDALPIPNAHLMPLGDGRLFLPVRLAIRKKIRKEAGDWVRIVLFLNETPLEIPEELRQCLEDVPEAYEAFQRCTDREKKAYLDWIYSAKHEDTRVARIVQLIDQLTPAW
- a CDS encoding M1 family aminopeptidase, whose protein sequence is MHRLLFLLLLPLATLAQPTSTQREAAQRKAALQKSVMTPGIVSETHTALMNQYDVLFHHFDLMLQRTSTFVRGRVLTRARVVAEGFNRFGFELHPSLTVDSARVNGVVQPVSRNEAEGLVVLDAPVSAGTVLEVEIFYQGLPTATGQAALSEGINNAVSPAWGNRVTWTLSEPYAAYEWWPCKQVLGDKADSVWIDITTDVANKAGSNGRLARVVELGNGQHRFEWRTRYPIAYYLISATVAQFVEYNLYAHPAGSADSVLIQNFIYDNPETLPTFQEEIDLTAGFLELFSTHFGLYPFYLEKYGHCMAPISGGMEHQTMTTQGFFTFTLTAHELTHQWFGDHVTCASWQDIWLNEGFASYGEYLALEHLGPDTARSWMIDAHNFARPSGGSVFVTDTTDVNRIFDYRLSYKKGGAIVHTMRSLIRNDSLFFAGLRAYQERFGGGVASAADLHATMEEVTGTDLDAFFQEWYHGTGHPTYDVQWNQQGANLVLFVTQGTTGNVPLFTTPLEIEIRQADGSDTLVRLEFSAGSEVTRTLNLGTSPVTEVVVDPHLWLVQSSTVQKNEVLTSADAGAASGYKLYPNPSHHEFRLEMPTGAPRKARIYDTQGRELKRLRLERASQQIISVAELAAGRYFLRIGETVTLPFVKE
- a CDS encoding DUF1697 domain-containing protein, with the translated sequence MNTYIAILRGINVSGSHKLKMADLQQALQEAGYRQVQTYIQSGNVVLSHDTAEPSALAQEIRALMARKFGYEVPVLVLSSADLQKVLSENPFLRERHEDPAPLHVTFLSEAPSAAALTRLEGVTSGPDEYRLHGNVIYLFCPNGYGRTKLTNNFFEQKLRVTATTRNWKTCLKLAEMATAP
- a CDS encoding ATP-binding protein; the encoded protein is MVANPMEASTLSNNLTYLTNEHLDVLFPFFVVVDSQMTIVDAGRSIKKLVPDLVGKLLWERFVVKTPRSMELRMESMVDYTRQVVVLETIAERKLPFRGQLIALSHLQEPQLLFVGTPWVTDADHFNANHLQLTDFALHDTITDMAQILKSKNIMMEDIRNLVSALHQQKKNLIQAKETAERSQQAKETFLANMSHEIRTPLNAVIGFSDILKNTTLNEEQAELVRIISMAGDNLLSIINDILDFTKIESGNLVMEAIPLNLQTLTQNIKAILSQKAEEKNLSLKLFIESELPEWVIGDPTRLTQILVNLVGNAIKFTKEGKVHLYCGVASRQGDEYQIEFRVKDTGIGISSDKVEQIFERFVQAEDQITRKFGGTGLGLSITKMLVEIFKGTITCESELGKGTEFTVTLPFRKTSTTPTFAKEAGVKSLRPDLRILLVEDSELNQLLARKVIRSAGAQLDVVANGKLALERLGNSAYDVVLMDLQMPEMDGYSTTTYIRNVMKLDVPIVAMTANTMVGERERCLQLGMNNYISKPFKAPDLINVIQELL